A window of Aedes aegypti strain LVP_AGWG unplaced genomic scaffold, AaegL5.0 Primary Assembly AGWG_AaegL5_hic_scaff_1651_PBJ_arrow, whole genome shotgun sequence contains these coding sequences:
- the LOC110680599 gene encoding uncharacterized protein LOC110680599 isoform X1 gives MTDLGELNRCRLCSSENGLTDVFSAPNKDKLLQMIAECTSIRITFEMDFPCVVCSCCIRIVNQFFTYRQKCLDYNCELNRLRGMKEPLLVEEADSKDKSGSNHKFEAFYEDVQKRIQEYLVIQVKEIERKAMDKVKEELQGLDVGQGEHKVECVTVDTVEIGKEGDIISERNSDADSADEDDSLSISVEKPKDPSDTPKGRVSKFKNHAKCTAKDNPAKKLRSSSPFSQISSEASEDQQETSAEEKLAEARRKINSLMKQNYRLELNQLRRESRGPAEPFRNYKSNFVDPKVIEKINAECPVGLEGDGKFISALADQLWTRDQLAARSVRGKQCYRHPESSTHIPASPTKVSFIHDKLMQRINLEEREDDDPRRKLQSRVSHKLNEKFNNARRLKEKKQSRKR, from the exons ATGACCGACCTCGGCGAACTAAA CCGGTGCCGCTTGTGCTCCTCTGAGAACGGTCTAACCGACGTCTTCAGCGCTCCCAACAAGGACAAGCTTTTGCAAATGATCGCCGAGTGCACTTCCATCAGGATCACCTTCGAGATGGACTTTCCCTGTGTGGTGTGCAGTTGCTGCATCCGAATTGTGAACCAGTTCTTCACCTATCGACAGAAATGCCTGGACTACAACTGCGAGCTGAATCGATTGCGCGGAATGAAGGAACCGCTGCTGGTTGAAGAAGCTGATTCTAAGGATAAATCCGGTTCCAACCATAAATTTGAAGCATTCTACGAGGACGTTCAGAAACGAATACAGGAGTATCTTGTGATACAAGTAAAGGAAATCGAACGGAAGGCCATGGATAAGGTGAAAGAGGAATTGCAGGGACTCGATGTTGGACAAGGAGAACACAAAGTTGAATGCGTTACTGTAGATACTGTTGAAATAGGAAAG GAAGGAGATATTATCAGCGAGCGCAATTCAGATGCTGACAGTGCCGACGAGGACGACAGCCTAAGCATATCAGTGGAAAAACCGAAGGATCCTTCGGACACTCCGAAGGGACGAGTCAGTAAGTTTAAGAATCATGCGAAATGTACAGCCAAAGACAATCCAGCAAAGAAGCTCCGATCGAGTTCACCTTTCAGTCAGATATCGAGCGAAGCATCAGAAGATCAGCAAGAAACATCGGCGGAGGAGAAACTAGCGGAAGCCCGGCGAAAAATCAACTCACTTATGAAGCAGAACTATCGACTGGAACTGAATCAATTGCGGCGGGAAAGTAGAGGGCCAGCGGAACCG TTTCGAAACTACAAATCGAACTTCGTCGACCCGAAGGTGATAGAGAAAATCAATGCCGAATGTCCCGTTGGGCTCGAAGGCGACGGAAAATTCATTTCCGCCCTGGCAGATCAGCTGTGGACCCGAGATCAGTTAGCAGCCCGATCCGTGCGGGGGAAGCAATGCTATCGTCATCCGGAGTCGTCGACGCACATCCCTGCCAGCCCGACCAAGGTGTCATTCATCCACGACAAACTGATGCAACGGATCAACCTAGAGGAACGGGAGGACGATGATCCGCGACGTAAACTGCAGTCGCGCGTGTCCCACAAGTTGAATGAGAAATTCAACAACGCGAGACGATTAAAGGAAAAGAAGCAATCCCGCAAGCGTTAA
- the LOC110680599 gene encoding uncharacterized protein LOC110680599 isoform X2 translates to MIAECTSIRITFEMDFPCVVCSCCIRIVNQFFTYRQKCLDYNCELNRLRGMKEPLLVEEADSKDKSGSNHKFEAFYEDVQKRIQEYLVIQVKEIERKAMDKVKEELQGLDVGQGEHKVECVTVDTVEIGKEGDIISERNSDADSADEDDSLSISVEKPKDPSDTPKGRVSKFKNHAKCTAKDNPAKKLRSSSPFSQISSEASEDQQETSAEEKLAEARRKINSLMKQNYRLELNQLRRESRGPAEPFRNYKSNFVDPKVIEKINAECPVGLEGDGKFISALADQLWTRDQLAARSVRGKQCYRHPESSTHIPASPTKVSFIHDKLMQRINLEEREDDDPRRKLQSRVSHKLNEKFNNARRLKEKKQSRKR, encoded by the exons ATGATCGCCGAGTGCACTTCCATCAGGATCACCTTCGAGATGGACTTTCCCTGTGTGGTGTGCAGTTGCTGCATCCGAATTGTGAACCAGTTCTTCACCTATCGACAGAAATGCCTGGACTACAACTGCGAGCTGAATCGATTGCGCGGAATGAAGGAACCGCTGCTGGTTGAAGAAGCTGATTCTAAGGATAAATCCGGTTCCAACCATAAATTTGAAGCATTCTACGAGGACGTTCAGAAACGAATACAGGAGTATCTTGTGATACAAGTAAAGGAAATCGAACGGAAGGCCATGGATAAGGTGAAAGAGGAATTGCAGGGACTCGATGTTGGACAAGGAGAACACAAAGTTGAATGCGTTACTGTAGATACTGTTGAAATAGGAAAG GAAGGAGATATTATCAGCGAGCGCAATTCAGATGCTGACAGTGCCGACGAGGACGACAGCCTAAGCATATCAGTGGAAAAACCGAAGGATCCTTCGGACACTCCGAAGGGACGAGTCAGTAAGTTTAAGAATCATGCGAAATGTACAGCCAAAGACAATCCAGCAAAGAAGCTCCGATCGAGTTCACCTTTCAGTCAGATATCGAGCGAAGCATCAGAAGATCAGCAAGAAACATCGGCGGAGGAGAAACTAGCGGAAGCCCGGCGAAAAATCAACTCACTTATGAAGCAGAACTATCGACTGGAACTGAATCAATTGCGGCGGGAAAGTAGAGGGCCAGCGGAACCG TTTCGAAACTACAAATCGAACTTCGTCGACCCGAAGGTGATAGAGAAAATCAATGCCGAATGTCCCGTTGGGCTCGAAGGCGACGGAAAATTCATTTCCGCCCTGGCAGATCAGCTGTGGACCCGAGATCAGTTAGCAGCCCGATCCGTGCGGGGGAAGCAATGCTATCGTCATCCGGAGTCGTCGACGCACATCCCTGCCAGCCCGACCAAGGTGTCATTCATCCACGACAAACTGATGCAACGGATCAACCTAGAGGAACGGGAGGACGATGATCCGCGACGTAAACTGCAGTCGCGCGTGTCCCACAAGTTGAATGAGAAATTCAACAACGCGAGACGATTAAAGGAAAAGAAGCAATCCCGCAAGCGTTAA